The proteins below are encoded in one region of Plutella xylostella chromosome 13, ilPluXylo3.1, whole genome shotgun sequence:
- the LOC105384802 gene encoding lachesin isoform X2, protein MARRGLEGELLGLLLALAFCILCPDYVSSAQREPGKGIPGNSTATAAPSNSDNSIRSNAAADGARPTPRTGPYFDLAASKNVTALLGKTAYLNCRVKNLGNKTLNMQVSWVRHRDIHLLTVGRYTYTSDQRFRAIHLPHTEDYTLQIKYPQHRDSGIYECQISTTPHMSHFVHLNVVEPTTEIIGGPDLYIDRGSTINLTCVVLYSPEPPAYIFWNHNDAIISYDSPRGGVSVVTEKGETTTSFLLIQQARPSDSGTYQCNPSNAQSKSVVVHVLNANSIFPLSGEYPAAMQRGGQAFLLTSPVHCLVLLACLLLAFS, encoded by the exons TATCATCAGCCCAGCGCGAGCCGGGGAAGGGTATCCCGGGCAACTCGACTGCGACGGCCGCGCCTTCGAACTCCGATAACTCGATTCGGTCAAACGCGGCGGCGGACGGCGCTAGGCCGACGCCGCGCACCGGACCTTACTTCGACCTAGCGGCGTCGAAGAATGTCACCGCACTGCTTGGCAAAACGGCCTACCTCAATTGCCGAGTCAAGAATTTAGGCAATAAAACT TTGAACATGCAGGTGTCTTGGGTGAGGCACCGAGACATTCACCTGCTGACGGTGGGGAGGTATACCTACACCAGCGACCAGAGGTTCAGAGCCATACACTTGCCGCACACTGAGGATTATACACTTCAG aTAAAATATCCTCAGCACAGGGATTCCGGAATCTACGAGTGTCAAATATCAACGACTCCACACATGAGTCATTTTGTACATTTGAACGTTGTTG AACCAACAACGGAAATCATCGGCGGTCCAGACCTGTACATAGACCGCGGCAGCACCATCAACCTGACCTGCGTGGTGCTGTACTCACCAGAGCCGCCGGCGTACATCTTCTGGAACCACAATGACGCG ATCATTAGCTACGACTCACCTCGGGGAGGTGTCTCGGTGGTGACCGAGAAGGGTGAGACGACAACATCGTTCCTTCTCATCCAGCAGGCGCGGCCGTCGGACTCGGGCACCTATCAGTGTAACCCGAGCAACGCGCAATCGAAAAGCGTTGTCGTGCACGTCCTCAATG CAAATTCTATTTTTCCTTTATCAGGAGAGTATCCTGCGGCCATGCAGCGGGGCGGGCAGGCGTTCCTGCTGACGTCACCGGTGCACTGCCTCGTGCTGCTCGCCTGCCTGCTACTTGCCTTCTCCTGA
- the LOC105384802 gene encoding lachesin isoform X3 — protein sequence MARRGLEGELLGLLLALAFCILCPDYVSSAQREPGKGIPGNSTATAAPSNSDNSIRSNAAADGARPTPRTGPYFDLAASKNVTALLGKTAYLNCRVKNLGNKTLNMQVSWVRHRDIHLLTVGRYTYTSDQRFRAIHLPHTEDYTLQIKYPQHRDSGIYECQISTTPHMSHFVHLNVVEPTTEIIGGPDLYIDRGSTINLTCVVLYSPEPPAYIFWNHNDAIISYDSPRGGVSVVTEKGETTTSFLLIQQARPSDSGTYQCNPSNAQSKSVVVHVLNGEYPAAMQRGGQAFLLTSPVHCLVLLACLLLAFS from the exons TATCATCAGCCCAGCGCGAGCCGGGGAAGGGTATCCCGGGCAACTCGACTGCGACGGCCGCGCCTTCGAACTCCGATAACTCGATTCGGTCAAACGCGGCGGCGGACGGCGCTAGGCCGACGCCGCGCACCGGACCTTACTTCGACCTAGCGGCGTCGAAGAATGTCACCGCACTGCTTGGCAAAACGGCCTACCTCAATTGCCGAGTCAAGAATTTAGGCAATAAAACT TTGAACATGCAGGTGTCTTGGGTGAGGCACCGAGACATTCACCTGCTGACGGTGGGGAGGTATACCTACACCAGCGACCAGAGGTTCAGAGCCATACACTTGCCGCACACTGAGGATTATACACTTCAG aTAAAATATCCTCAGCACAGGGATTCCGGAATCTACGAGTGTCAAATATCAACGACTCCACACATGAGTCATTTTGTACATTTGAACGTTGTTG AACCAACAACGGAAATCATCGGCGGTCCAGACCTGTACATAGACCGCGGCAGCACCATCAACCTGACCTGCGTGGTGCTGTACTCACCAGAGCCGCCGGCGTACATCTTCTGGAACCACAATGACGCG ATCATTAGCTACGACTCACCTCGGGGAGGTGTCTCGGTGGTGACCGAGAAGGGTGAGACGACAACATCGTTCCTTCTCATCCAGCAGGCGCGGCCGTCGGACTCGGGCACCTATCAGTGTAACCCGAGCAACGCGCAATCGAAAAGCGTTGTCGTGCACGTCCTCAATG GAGAGTATCCTGCGGCCATGCAGCGGGGCGGGCAGGCGTTCCTGCTGACGTCACCGGTGCACTGCCTCGTGCTGCTCGCCTGCCTGCTACTTGCCTTCTCCTGA
- the LOC105384802 gene encoding lachesin isoform X1 has protein sequence MARRGLEGELLGLLLALAFCILCPDYVSSAQREPGKGIPGNSTATAAPSNSDNSIRSNAAADGARPTPRTGPYFDLAASKNVTALLGKTAYLNCRVKNLGNKTLNMQVSWVRHRDIHLLTVGRYTYTSDQRFRAIHLPHTEDYTLQIKYPQHRDSGIYECQISTTPHMSHFVHLNVVEPTTEIIGGPDLYIDRGSTINLTCVVLYSPEPPAYIFWNHNDAIISYDSPRGGVSVVTEKGETTTSFLLIQQARPSDSGTYQCNPSNAQSKSVVVHVLNEANSIFPLSGEYPAAMQRGGQAFLLTSPVHCLVLLACLLLAFS, from the exons TATCATCAGCCCAGCGCGAGCCGGGGAAGGGTATCCCGGGCAACTCGACTGCGACGGCCGCGCCTTCGAACTCCGATAACTCGATTCGGTCAAACGCGGCGGCGGACGGCGCTAGGCCGACGCCGCGCACCGGACCTTACTTCGACCTAGCGGCGTCGAAGAATGTCACCGCACTGCTTGGCAAAACGGCCTACCTCAATTGCCGAGTCAAGAATTTAGGCAATAAAACT TTGAACATGCAGGTGTCTTGGGTGAGGCACCGAGACATTCACCTGCTGACGGTGGGGAGGTATACCTACACCAGCGACCAGAGGTTCAGAGCCATACACTTGCCGCACACTGAGGATTATACACTTCAG aTAAAATATCCTCAGCACAGGGATTCCGGAATCTACGAGTGTCAAATATCAACGACTCCACACATGAGTCATTTTGTACATTTGAACGTTGTTG AACCAACAACGGAAATCATCGGCGGTCCAGACCTGTACATAGACCGCGGCAGCACCATCAACCTGACCTGCGTGGTGCTGTACTCACCAGAGCCGCCGGCGTACATCTTCTGGAACCACAATGACGCG ATCATTAGCTACGACTCACCTCGGGGAGGTGTCTCGGTGGTGACCGAGAAGGGTGAGACGACAACATCGTTCCTTCTCATCCAGCAGGCGCGGCCGTCGGACTCGGGCACCTATCAGTGTAACCCGAGCAACGCGCAATCGAAAAGCGTTGTCGTGCACGTCCTCAATG AAGCAAATTCTATTTTTCCTTTATCAGGAGAGTATCCTGCGGCCATGCAGCGGGGCGGGCAGGCGTTCCTGCTGACGTCACCGGTGCACTGCCTCGTGCTGCTCGCCTGCCTGCTACTTGCCTTCTCCTGA